The genomic segment ACTTCTGAAGATGTTCTCAAACTGATCGGCAATACACCGCTGGCAAGGGTCAAACATATGACCAACGGCAACGGTGTCAATGTCTGGGCCAAGCTGGAGTATTTCAACCTGACCGGCTCAGTCAAGGATCGTATGGCGCTTTATATAGTCGAAGACGCCGAGAGAAGTGGCCTGTTGAAGCCGGGCGGAACGATAGTCGAAAACTCCTCCGGCAATACCGGTTCGGCTCTGGCTATGATCGCCTCTATCAAAGGCTACCGATGTATCATCACCATTCCTGACAAGATGTCGACCGAGAAGATCAACCTGATGAAAGCCTACGGAGCGGAGGTGATCGTTACGCCGACCGATGTTCCGGCTGATTCACCGGAAAGCTACTACTCAGTCGCCCGTCGTCTGGCCTCGGAGATTCCAGGCGCATTCTATCCGGATCAGTACAACAATCCGAAAAACATAGAAGCTCATTACATGACTACAGGGCCGGAAATCTGGGAGCAGACCGGGGGCGCGATCGATTATTTCGTGGCCGGGATCGGAACCGGCGGAACTTTGAGCGGTGTGGCCAGGTATTTGAAGGAGAAGAATCCGGAGATAAAAATAATCGCGGTCGATCCGATAGGGTCGGTTTTTTATCCCTATTTCAAGACCGGTGATATCGGCCATCCGCATGTCTACAAAGTCGAGGGTATCGGCGAGGATTACCTGGTCAAAGCGGTTGACTTCAGTTTAATTGATGATATCATTCAGGTCGATGATAAAGAGTCGTTTCTGACCACTCGTCGCCTGGCACGCGAGGAAGGCTTCTTTGCGGGTGGATCAGCCGGAAGCGCGATCTATGCCGCCCTCAAGGTGGCAGAGACAGCCGAGTCCGGCTCCAATATCGTTGTGATTCTGCCCGATCATGGTACCCGCTACCTGAGCAAGATCTACAATGACGAGTGGATGAAAGAAAACGGCTACCTGTCTGACAACGGCAATGGAAACGGGGATAAATCATGAAGTTCGAAACACGCGCGATTCATGCCGGAGAAGAACCGAATTTGGCCGAGGGCGGGACCGGCGATGTAGTCAGCCCGATTCACCTGGCTTCGACATTTGCGAGAAATGAAATCGATAAACCTCCCCGGGGACTGGAGTATTCAAGGTCGGCAAATCCAACCCGTAACGCGCTCGAGGCAAGATTGGCGTCACTGGAGGATGCCCGTTATGGCATCTGTTTCGCCTCCGGCCTGGCGGCCACCACGACCGTGATTCTTTCCCTTGTGAAATCGGACCAGCACGTGGTCGCCTTCGATGACCTCTATGGCGGTACGCGCAGGCTTTTTACACAGGTCATTAATGATCACTTCAAAATCGAGGTCAGCTATATCGACGCGCGTGAGGTGTCCAATGTCTCAAGTGCGATCAAGGATAATACCGCCCTGATCTGGCTCGAAACTCCCACCAACCCGCTTCTTAAGATCTGCGATATCGAAGCGATTTCTAAAATAGCCAGAGAAAAAGGGATTCCGCTGGCGGTCGACAATACCTTCATGAGCCCCTATTTTCAGCGTCCGTTAAACCTGGGCGCAGACCTTGTGATCCACAGCACGACCAAATATCTCAACGGTCATTCCGATTCTGTGGGTGGCGCGGTTGCAACTTCCAATGACAGCATCCATGAGAAAATCCGCTTTACGCAGAATGCCGCCGGTGCGATCCTTTCGCCGTTCGACAGCTATATGATCCTGCGCGGGACCAAGACCCTGGCGTTGCGTATGGATCGTCATGAGCACAACGCTCACAAAATCGCAGAATACCTGGAGAACCATGATAAGGTCGCGAAAGTGATCTACCCCGGGCTGAAAAGCCATCCGCAACATGAGCTGGCTAAAAAACAGATGAGCGGATTCGGCGGTATGGTTTCATTCGAATTGAAGACCGATCTGAACGGGGCGACTAAATTTGTCGAGAGTTTGAAATTGTTTACGCTTGCGGAATCACTCGGATGTGTGGAATCATTAGTGGAGCTTCCGGCAGTGATGACTCATTCCTCGATCCCCAGAGAGGAGCGTGAGAAGACCGGTATCTCCGATGGTCTGGTACGGATTTCAGTCGGCCTGGAAAATATCGATGATCTTCTGGATGATTTGTACGAAGCATTGAATAAACTCTAATCGATCACCCTTTCTCCATCTCTCTGATGACCGCCTCTGCAAACTGTGTGGTATCAGCCTCCCCGCCGACATCGCGAGTGGTATTTTTGCCTTCCTGGTATACTATGCTGACAGCGTTGTAGATCCTGTCAGCGGCCTCATCTTCATTGAAATGACGAAGCATCAACAGGGCCGAAAACAGCATGGCCGACGGGTTGGCGATATTTTTACCGGCGATATCCGGCGCGGACCCGTGGACCGCCTCGAAGACCGCGTATTTGTCGCCGATATTGGCTCCCGGCACGAGACCGAGTCCGCCCACCATGCCTGCCACCAGGTCACTTACGATGTCGCCGTAGAGATTGGAGAGAAGCAGTATATCGAACTGGTTGGGATCCATTACCAATTGCAT from the Candidatus Zixiibacteriota bacterium genome contains:
- a CDS encoding pyridoxal-phosphate dependent enzyme, encoding TSEDVLKLIGNTPLARVKHMTNGNGVNVWAKLEYFNLTGSVKDRMALYIVEDAERSGLLKPGGTIVENSSGNTGSALAMIASIKGYRCIITIPDKMSTEKINLMKAYGAEVIVTPTDVPADSPESYYSVARRLASEIPGAFYPDQYNNPKNIEAHYMTTGPEIWEQTGGAIDYFVAGIGTGGTLSGVARYLKEKNPEIKIIAVDPIGSVFYPYFKTGDIGHPHVYKVEGIGEDYLVKAVDFSLIDDIIQVDDKESFLTTRRLAREEGFFAGGSAGSAIYAALKVAETAESGSNIVVILPDHGTRYLSKIYNDEWMKENGYLSDNGNGNGDKS
- a CDS encoding cystathionine gamma-synthase; translation: MKFETRAIHAGEEPNLAEGGTGDVVSPIHLASTFARNEIDKPPRGLEYSRSANPTRNALEARLASLEDARYGICFASGLAATTTVILSLVKSDQHVVAFDDLYGGTRRLFTQVINDHFKIEVSYIDAREVSNVSSAIKDNTALIWLETPTNPLLKICDIEAISKIAREKGIPLAVDNTFMSPYFQRPLNLGADLVIHSTTKYLNGHSDSVGGAVATSNDSIHEKIRFTQNAAGAILSPFDSYMILRGTKTLALRMDRHEHNAHKIAEYLENHDKVAKVIYPGLKSHPQHELAKKQMSGFGGMVSFELKTDLNGATKFVESLKLFTLAESLGCVESLVELPAVMTHSSIPREEREKTGISDGLVRISVGLENIDDLLDDLYEALNKL